The Agromyces mangrovi genome contains a region encoding:
- a CDS encoding DUF5605 domain-containing protein produces MPTFHARSNIADVVAQADAREAIRGIAPEVLDSPLANGETSFPLARILGVILDGGDPRIAELVAALGGIEDRTPRPPVGEPIVPTSDYEGDDVAPASADVTLPVGAAANRMAELAIAGPSHGNPFVDVDLTAVFTFGERELHVGGFYDGDGRYLIRFLPPVPGAWTFVTASNARSLDGIDGVLEIVPGDAPGAVHADGMHFAHADGTPFVPAGTTSYAWTHQEDERQEQTLAALAQTSFNKLRMGLFPKHFIYNENEPERFVFPREGDGWDTTRFDLDFFRHLEKRIDQLDGLGIQADLIFFHPYDRWGFAELGAAVDDRYVAYVVRRLAAYPNVWWSLANEYDLLLTKDAEDWDRIGTLVRENDPFDHPLSIHNWVDIWDYSSPWATHASIQYGELLGGKVREWRRAWSKPVVVDECGYEGDIDQGWGFLTAEEEVARFWAIAMSGGYATHGETYWAEGDVVFWAKGGELRGASPARIAFLQSLIADSPTGRLEPLPSDFDAVHAGVAGEYVLISFGGGQPAFRTVTVPDGVRARIEVIDAWNMTIEPVAGLHEGAVRVELPGRPHTAIRWIAESASA; encoded by the coding sequence ATGCCGACATTCCACGCCCGTTCGAACATCGCCGATGTGGTGGCGCAGGCCGACGCCCGGGAGGCGATCCGGGGGATTGCGCCCGAGGTGCTCGACTCGCCGCTCGCGAACGGCGAGACATCCTTCCCGCTCGCGCGCATCCTCGGTGTGATCCTCGATGGCGGCGACCCGCGGATCGCTGAGCTCGTCGCAGCGCTCGGCGGGATCGAGGACCGGACCCCGCGTCCGCCGGTCGGCGAGCCGATCGTCCCGACCTCCGACTACGAGGGCGACGACGTCGCGCCCGCGAGCGCCGACGTCACGCTCCCGGTGGGCGCGGCGGCGAATCGCATGGCCGAGCTCGCGATCGCCGGCCCCAGCCACGGCAACCCGTTCGTCGACGTGGACCTCACCGCGGTGTTCACGTTCGGCGAGCGCGAACTGCACGTCGGCGGCTTCTACGACGGCGACGGCCGATACCTGATCCGCTTCCTGCCGCCGGTTCCGGGTGCATGGACGTTCGTCACCGCGTCGAACGCGCGCTCGCTCGACGGGATCGACGGCGTGCTCGAGATCGTGCCGGGCGACGCCCCGGGCGCCGTGCACGCGGACGGGATGCACTTCGCGCACGCCGACGGGACGCCCTTCGTCCCGGCCGGGACGACGTCGTACGCCTGGACCCACCAGGAGGACGAGCGCCAGGAGCAGACCCTGGCCGCGTTGGCGCAGACATCCTTCAACAAGCTGCGGATGGGCCTGTTCCCCAAGCACTTCATCTACAACGAGAACGAGCCCGAGCGCTTCGTCTTCCCACGTGAGGGCGACGGGTGGGACACGACCCGCTTCGACCTGGACTTCTTCCGCCACCTCGAGAAGCGCATCGACCAGCTCGACGGACTCGGCATCCAGGCGGACCTCATCTTCTTCCACCCGTACGACCGGTGGGGCTTCGCGGAGCTCGGCGCAGCAGTCGACGACCGGTACGTGGCGTACGTCGTGCGCCGCCTCGCCGCCTACCCGAACGTCTGGTGGTCGCTCGCCAACGAGTACGACCTGCTCCTGACGAAGGATGCGGAGGACTGGGATCGCATCGGCACGCTGGTGCGCGAGAACGACCCGTTCGACCACCCGCTGTCGATCCACAACTGGGTCGACATCTGGGACTACTCCTCGCCGTGGGCGACGCATGCAAGCATCCAGTACGGAGAGCTGCTCGGCGGCAAGGTCCGGGAGTGGCGTCGGGCATGGAGCAAGCCCGTGGTGGTCGACGAGTGCGGCTACGAGGGTGACATCGACCAGGGGTGGGGCTTCCTCACCGCCGAGGAGGAGGTCGCGCGGTTCTGGGCCATCGCGATGAGCGGCGGCTACGCGACCCACGGCGAGACGTACTGGGCCGAGGGTGACGTCGTGTTCTGGGCCAAGGGCGGCGAGTTGCGCGGAGCAAGCCCTGCGCGCATCGCATTCCTGCAGTCGCTGATCGCCGACTCGCCGACCGGTCGCCTGGAGCCGCTGCCCTCCGACTTCGACGCCGTCCATGCCGGCGTGGCCGGGGAGTACGTCCTGATCTCCTTCGGTGGGGGCCAGCCCGCGTTCCGTACCGTCACGGTGCCAGACGGCGTGCGCGCCCGCATCGAGGTCATCGACGCGTGGAACATGACGATCGAGCCGGTGGCCGGTCTGCACGAGGGTGCGGTCCGCGTCGAGCTGCCCGGGCGTCCGCACACCGCGATCCGCTGGATCGCCGAGTCGGCTTCGGCCTGA
- a CDS encoding ABC transporter substrate-binding protein, whose amino-acid sequence MRITKRRTLAALALPAAAVIALAGCTGDDSGETTGGDDTYAKLTLGMTADLTGGWDIVDQPPYQSWGIEAVYEPLVRCLPGGELTAAAAESWEISEDNRSFTATLREGATYSDGTPVDAESVAASYDVVKETASDRYGDITYEIADPQTITISWPEPQPLMNVRVCSPYLASIDFIESDDRDTSPVGSGPYTYDAAASTPGSAYTLVKNDDYWNTDAYPYETLELRVLEDETASLNALKTGQIDGTIISATTYDEAESSGMEITGVQAGLLMIHLTDRLGEVIPALGDVRVRQAMNMVIDKQAVVDQLWDGHAEPIWQPFQLNSQAILDIDEPYPYDVEEAKALMAEAGYEDGFTMTIPTMEGQGWTVIIPYLTQQLAELNITLEQDALSGPDAIATLLSGDYPVPVWQVGGQTSVEDITVHVLDTGFWNVLHQPNETIDALWEEIVTGDEAQQIAAQQEINQYLVDNAWFVPILSPYNYYAYNADKVTVTDVSDPNGLHPKLIDFQ is encoded by the coding sequence ATGCGAATCACCAAGCGCCGCACCCTCGCGGCCCTCGCACTGCCGGCTGCCGCAGTGATCGCCCTGGCCGGATGCACCGGCGACGACAGCGGCGAGACGACTGGCGGCGACGACACGTACGCGAAGCTGACCCTCGGCATGACCGCCGATCTCACCGGAGGCTGGGACATCGTCGACCAGCCGCCCTATCAGAGCTGGGGCATCGAAGCGGTCTACGAGCCGCTCGTGCGCTGCCTGCCCGGTGGGGAACTCACCGCCGCCGCCGCCGAGTCGTGGGAGATCAGCGAGGACAACCGCTCGTTCACCGCGACGCTTCGTGAGGGCGCCACCTACTCGGACGGCACGCCCGTCGACGCCGAGTCCGTCGCCGCCTCGTACGACGTCGTGAAGGAGACCGCATCCGACCGATACGGCGACATCACCTACGAGATCGCCGATCCGCAGACGATCACCATCTCGTGGCCGGAACCGCAGCCGCTCATGAACGTTCGCGTGTGCTCGCCGTACCTCGCGAGCATCGACTTCATCGAGTCGGATGACCGCGACACGAGCCCCGTCGGCTCGGGACCCTACACCTACGACGCCGCGGCCAGCACGCCCGGCTCCGCCTACACCCTGGTCAAGAACGACGACTACTGGAACACCGACGCCTACCCGTACGAGACGCTCGAGCTGCGTGTGCTCGAGGACGAGACGGCGAGCCTGAATGCGCTGAAGACCGGCCAGATCGACGGAACGATCATCTCGGCGACCACGTATGACGAGGCCGAGAGCTCGGGGATGGAGATCACCGGGGTACAGGCAGGGCTGCTGATGATCCACCTCACGGATCGTCTCGGCGAGGTCATCCCCGCGCTCGGAGATGTGCGGGTGCGTCAGGCCATGAACATGGTGATCGACAAGCAGGCGGTCGTCGACCAGCTGTGGGACGGCCACGCCGAGCCCATCTGGCAGCCGTTCCAGCTCAACAGCCAGGCGATTCTCGACATCGACGAGCCGTACCCCTACGACGTGGAGGAGGCGAAGGCGCTCATGGCCGAGGCCGGCTACGAGGACGGCTTCACGATGACGATCCCCACCATGGAGGGTCAGGGCTGGACGGTCATCATTCCCTACCTGACTCAGCAGCTCGCCGAACTCAACATCACGCTGGAGCAGGATGCGCTGAGCGGCCCTGACGCGATCGCGACGCTTCTGTCCGGCGACTACCCCGTGCCCGTGTGGCAGGTCGGCGGCCAGACGTCGGTCGAGGACATCACCGTGCACGTGCTCGACACCGGATTCTGGAACGTGCTCCACCAGCCGAACGAGACGATCGACGCGCTCTGGGAGGAGATCGTGACCGGCGACGAGGCGCAGCAGATCGCCGCGCAGCAGGAGATCAACCAGTACCTGGTCGACAACGCCTGGTTCGTGCCGATCCTGTCGCCGTACAACTACTACGCCTACAACGCGGACAAGGTCACCGTCACCGACGTCAGCGACCCGAACGGCCTCCACCCGAAGCTGATCGACTTCCAGTAG
- a CDS encoding ABC transporter permease, with amino-acid sequence MILKQLARAAGVFLVVTFATFALMYGNGEGVARATLGLSASAEDVQRRVVELGLDRPLLVQYLDWLGGVFAGDLGRSYFTGLDVTTALEVRVPVTLSLVIATLLLTIVGSVLIGVAAAYYGGWIDRTVQFLGGVGAAIPPFIVAVVLVLFFGVEWPLFPATGYIRPEESFTGWLYSITLPVAALLVGTIAGGAWQIRGAVRDMLSRDFVRTLRARGISERAVVLRHVLRSASGPGIIAFGLLVIGMLGGTIFVERVFALPGMGQLVTQSAQAGDIPMVMGSVLVTIVIVLVVNVAADLANSLLNPKARKR; translated from the coding sequence ATGATTCTCAAACAGCTGGCGCGCGCCGCAGGCGTGTTCCTGGTCGTGACCTTCGCGACATTCGCCCTGATGTACGGAAACGGCGAAGGTGTCGCGCGGGCCACGCTCGGACTCAGCGCGAGCGCCGAGGACGTGCAGCGGCGCGTGGTGGAGCTGGGCCTCGACCGCCCCCTCCTCGTTCAGTACCTCGACTGGCTCGGCGGCGTGTTCGCCGGCGACCTCGGGCGGTCGTACTTCACCGGCCTCGATGTGACGACAGCGCTCGAGGTGCGGGTGCCGGTCACCCTGTCGCTCGTCATCGCCACGCTGCTCCTCACGATCGTCGGGAGCGTGCTGATCGGCGTCGCGGCGGCCTACTACGGCGGGTGGATCGACCGGACGGTCCAGTTCCTCGGCGGTGTCGGGGCGGCCATCCCGCCCTTCATCGTCGCCGTCGTTCTGGTCCTCTTCTTCGGTGTGGAGTGGCCGCTCTTCCCCGCAACCGGCTACATACGACCGGAGGAGAGCTTCACCGGCTGGCTCTACTCGATCACCCTCCCGGTCGCGGCGCTGCTGGTCGGCACGATCGCCGGCGGGGCATGGCAGATCCGCGGCGCTGTGCGCGACATGCTGTCACGCGACTTCGTCCGGACACTCCGTGCCCGTGGCATCTCGGAGCGAGCGGTTGTCCTCCGACATGTCCTGCGCAGCGCGTCGGGCCCGGGGATCATCGCTTTCGGACTGCTGGTGATCGGGATGCTCGGCGGCACGATCTTCGTCGAGCGGGTCTTCGCCCTGCCGGGGATGGGGCAGCTCGTCACCCAATCCGCCCAGGCGGGTGACATCCCGATGGTGATGGGGTCGGTCCTCGTCACGATCGTGATCGTCCTCGTCGTGAACGTCGCCGCAGACCTGGCCAACTCCCTGCTCAACCCGAAGGCGAGGAAGCGATGA
- a CDS encoding dipeptide/oligopeptide/nickel ABC transporter permease/ATP-binding protein, translated as MSSAPDTVAIVTTLAPRPKAQPVIVRIFRHPIGAICTVYVLLVVVLGLLAPVLSPYDPNFTDLGSTNAPPFSPDHILGGDGSGRDVLARLLFGAREMLLAVVLVVSVSLVIGVTAGLVAGYYRGAVERVADFVADSIMSLPGIVLLIALYARTGPNMVVAMIIFGVIIAPTYFRLVRAVVVTVRTELFVDAAKVVGLSDVRIVGRHILWAVSGPVVIHSAGIAGAAIGIQAGLDFLGLGDPRIPTWGRVLEEAFQNIYRNPLGVLWPALAISVTILAFVLLGNALRDVLQPPGSAHDFKRSRRRALARDLRSAAPEAAQPTDDVVLSIRDLRMGYPSGPDTVREVLHGVDLDLHRGEIHGLVGESGSGKSQIAFSILGILPKEAIALGGSIVADGRDLLRDREALRAARGRRIGYIPQEPMSNLDPSFTIGDQLVYGLRAARSMSKKQARERVHSLLVRVGIRDADRVMKLFPHEISGGMAQRVLICGAVAADPDIIVADEPTTALDVTVQAEVLELLRELSIERGLAMVLVTHNLGVVADLCATVSVMREGEIVERGAVEKILADPEHPYTKELLSSSQSVELMEAGS; from the coding sequence ATGAGCTCCGCACCCGACACCGTCGCGATCGTCACGACCCTCGCGCCCAGGCCGAAGGCCCAGCCGGTGATCGTCCGGATCTTCCGCCACCCGATCGGTGCGATCTGCACCGTCTACGTCCTGCTGGTCGTCGTGCTCGGCCTGCTGGCGCCCGTCCTGTCGCCGTACGACCCGAACTTCACCGATCTCGGCAGCACGAATGCCCCGCCGTTCAGCCCCGATCACATCCTCGGCGGCGACGGTTCCGGCCGGGACGTTCTCGCGCGGCTGCTGTTCGGCGCCCGCGAGATGCTGCTCGCAGTCGTTCTCGTGGTTTCGGTGTCTCTCGTCATCGGCGTGACCGCCGGCCTCGTCGCCGGATACTACCGAGGCGCCGTCGAGCGGGTGGCCGACTTCGTCGCGGATTCGATCATGTCGCTGCCCGGCATCGTCCTGCTCATCGCCCTCTATGCGCGGACCGGTCCCAACATGGTCGTGGCGATGATCATCTTCGGTGTGATCATCGCTCCCACCTACTTCCGGCTCGTACGTGCCGTGGTCGTGACGGTGCGGACCGAGCTGTTCGTGGACGCGGCGAAGGTCGTCGGCCTCTCGGACGTCCGCATCGTCGGGCGACACATCCTGTGGGCGGTCAGCGGTCCCGTGGTGATCCACTCCGCCGGAATCGCCGGGGCAGCGATCGGCATCCAGGCGGGCTTGGATTTCCTCGGGCTCGGCGACCCGCGGATCCCGACGTGGGGTCGGGTGCTCGAAGAGGCGTTCCAGAACATCTACCGCAACCCGCTCGGCGTGCTGTGGCCTGCGCTCGCCATCAGCGTCACGATTCTCGCGTTCGTCCTGCTCGGCAACGCCTTGCGCGACGTCCTCCAGCCTCCGGGCTCGGCCCACGACTTCAAGCGGTCCCGTCGGCGGGCGCTCGCGAGAGACCTGCGCTCGGCCGCGCCTGAGGCCGCCCAGCCGACGGACGATGTCGTGCTGTCCATCCGCGACCTCAGGATGGGATACCCCAGTGGGCCCGACACGGTGCGGGAGGTCCTTCACGGCGTCGACCTCGACCTCCACCGCGGCGAGATCCACGGACTCGTCGGCGAGTCAGGGTCGGGGAAGTCGCAGATCGCATTCTCGATCCTGGGCATCCTTCCCAAGGAGGCGATCGCGCTCGGCGGGAGCATCGTTGCCGACGGTCGGGACCTGCTCCGCGACCGCGAGGCGCTGCGCGCGGCCCGCGGCAGGCGCATCGGCTACATCCCGCAGGAGCCCATGTCGAACCTCGATCCGTCGTTCACGATCGGCGACCAACTCGTGTACGGGCTCCGTGCCGCGCGCAGCATGTCGAAGAAGCAGGCGCGAGAGCGCGTCCACAGCTTGCTCGTGCGTGTCGGAATCCGTGACGCGGACCGCGTGATGAAGCTCTTTCCGCACGAGATCTCGGGCGGGATGGCGCAGCGCGTGCTGATCTGCGGCGCCGTTGCCGCGGACCCCGACATCATCGTCGCGGACGAGCCCACGACGGCGCTCGACGTGACCGTGCAGGCCGAGGTGCTGGAGCTGCTTCGCGAACTCAGCATCGAGCGGGGCCTCGCGATGGTGCTGGTGACCCACAACCTGGGAGTCGTGGCAGACCTGTGCGCGACCGTCAGCGTGATGAGGGAAGGCGAGATCGTCGAGCGCGGCGCGGTCGAGAAGATCCTCGCCGATCCCGAGCACCCCTATACGAAGGAGCTCCTGAGTTCTTCGCAGAGTGTCGAGCTGATGGAGGCGGGATCATGA
- a CDS encoding ATP-binding cassette domain-containing protein, with protein sequence MSEPILEVEDLVVRFGAGKSQTTVIKGVSFDLHAGETLSMVGESGSGKTTIGRAILGLAPVSEGRIAFKGTEIHAARRRDRRKSSRDVQVVFQDPYSSLNPSMQIEDILAEPLAAAGISGGRQRVRGLLDAVGLPSDSVNRYPREFSGGQRQRIAIARALAMEPSVIICDEPTSALDVTTQAKVLQLFKELQESTGVAYLFISHDLGVVHSISDRIAVLYRGEIVELGDAKQVAMDPAHPYTRKLQMAAPVADPVLQRERREARLAAIGAATDD encoded by the coding sequence ATGAGCGAGCCGATCCTCGAGGTCGAGGACCTCGTCGTTCGCTTCGGAGCGGGCAAGTCGCAGACCACCGTGATCAAGGGTGTCTCGTTCGACCTGCACGCCGGCGAGACGCTGAGCATGGTAGGGGAGTCCGGCTCCGGCAAGACCACGATCGGGCGGGCGATCCTCGGGCTCGCGCCCGTGTCGGAAGGGCGGATCGCGTTCAAGGGCACCGAGATCCACGCCGCGCGGCGTCGAGACCGCCGCAAGTCGTCGCGCGATGTCCAAGTGGTGTTCCAGGATCCATACTCGAGCCTGAACCCATCGATGCAGATCGAGGACATCCTCGCCGAGCCGCTCGCCGCGGCCGGGATCAGCGGCGGCCGCCAGCGTGTCCGCGGACTTCTGGACGCTGTGGGGCTGCCGTCGGACTCCGTGAACCGCTACCCCCGCGAATTCTCCGGCGGACAGCGGCAGCGCATCGCGATCGCGAGGGCGTTGGCGATGGAGCCGTCGGTGATCATCTGCGACGAGCCCACGAGCGCGCTCGACGTCACGACTCAGGCGAAGGTGCTGCAGCTCTTCAAGGAACTACAGGAGTCCACCGGCGTGGCCTACCTGTTCATCAGCCACGACCTCGGCGTCGTCCACAGCATCAGCGACCGGATCGCCGTGCTGTACCGCGGCGAGATCGTCGAGCTCGGGGACGCGAAGCAGGTCGCGATGGACCCCGCGCACCCGTACACGCGCAAGCTCCAGATGGCAGCACCGGTGGCCGACCCGGTGCTCCAGCGCGAGCGGCGCGAGGCACGCCTCGCCGCGATCGGGGCGGCAACCGATGACTGA